The Pontibacter pudoricolor genome contains a region encoding:
- a CDS encoding alpha/beta fold hydrolase codes for MRRAAFFLLAILLLQFPTIAQQQKLKNLDINLENYTYPYPVNYLPLTIQKQNLRMAYMDVKPAKANGKTVMLLHGKNFNGAYWKQTAEALSKAGYRVIIPDQIGFGKSSKPEHLQYTFQLLAQNTKAILDTLNIKKVAVLGHSMGGMLATRFALMYPDMTEKLILANPIGLEDWKRKAPYQSIDQAYKGELQQTYEKIKKYQLDNYYGGNWKPAYDEWAELLAGWTINENYPLIAWNAALTFDMIFTQPVLYEFDQLQMPTLLIIGQRDRTALGKNLAPEEVAATMGNYPQLGKDTAKKIKNSTLVELEGVGHMPHIEAFDKFINPLLAFLKK; via the coding sequence ATGAGAAGAGCCGCTTTCTTTTTACTTGCCATTTTGCTGTTGCAGTTCCCAACTATAGCCCAGCAACAAAAGCTCAAAAACCTGGATATTAACCTGGAGAACTACACATATCCGTACCCGGTAAATTACCTTCCCTTAACGATACAAAAGCAGAACCTGCGCATGGCTTACATGGATGTGAAACCGGCGAAGGCAAATGGCAAAACTGTTATGTTGCTTCATGGCAAAAATTTTAACGGAGCTTACTGGAAGCAAACGGCTGAAGCACTTTCTAAAGCGGGTTACCGCGTAATTATACCCGACCAGATCGGATTTGGCAAAAGTTCGAAGCCGGAGCATTTACAGTATACATTCCAGTTGTTGGCTCAAAATACAAAAGCTATACTTGATACGCTCAATATTAAGAAAGTAGCGGTTTTGGGGCACTCGATGGGTGGGATGCTGGCTACGCGTTTTGCGCTGATGTACCCGGACATGACGGAGAAGCTAATATTGGCTAACCCGATTGGCCTGGAAGACTGGAAGCGAAAAGCACCTTACCAAAGTATAGACCAGGCCTACAAAGGCGAGCTGCAGCAAACCTACGAGAAGATTAAAAAGTACCAGTTGGATAACTACTACGGCGGCAACTGGAAACCTGCATACGACGAGTGGGCAGAACTGCTGGCCGGCTGGACCATAAACGAAAACTACCCTCTTATTGCCTGGAATGCCGCGCTCACCTTCGATATGATCTTTACGCAGCCGGTGCTTTACGAATTTGACCAGCTCCAAATGCCAACCTTACTTATTATCGGGCAACGCGACCGTACCGCTCTGGGTAAGAACCTGGCTCCGGAAGAAGTAGCAGCCACTATGGGCAATTACCCGCAACTTGGCAAAGACACCGCTAAAAAAATAAAGAACAGCACCCTGGTAGAACTGGAAGGAGTAGGGCATATGCCGCATATCGAAGCATTTGATAAGTTTATAAATCCGTTGCTGGCATTCCTGAAAAAGTAA
- a CDS encoding NAD(P)-dependent oxidoreductase: protein MKIAIIGASGNIGSRITHEALSRGHEVTAIVRDPSKFTLENESLIVTKGDALDTDDLAAKIEGHDAVVVSYSSGWGPGVDYSLHNSVAESVIKAAKKAGVKRLLNVGGAGSLYVAPGVQAVDTPDFPADWKEGASAQRDSLKIYQKEKELEWTFFSPAFMIGPGERSGKFRLGTENPVMNEKGESNISYEDYAVAVLDELEKPQFIRQRFTIGY, encoded by the coding sequence ATGAAAATAGCCATTATAGGAGCCAGCGGAAATATCGGAAGCCGTATTACCCACGAAGCACTGAGCAGAGGCCACGAAGTAACAGCTATAGTTCGGGACCCGTCTAAGTTTACATTAGAAAATGAAAGCCTCATCGTAACCAAAGGCGATGCACTGGATACAGACGACCTTGCCGCAAAAATAGAAGGTCACGATGCCGTGGTCGTATCTTATAGTTCGGGATGGGGACCAGGGGTAGATTACTCGCTCCATAACAGCGTAGCAGAATCTGTTATAAAAGCTGCTAAAAAGGCTGGAGTAAAACGCTTGTTGAATGTAGGCGGTGCCGGTAGCTTATATGTTGCCCCAGGCGTGCAGGCTGTAGATACCCCTGATTTTCCGGCCGACTGGAAAGAAGGTGCCTCTGCGCAGCGCGATTCTCTTAAAATATACCAAAAGGAAAAAGAACTGGAATGGACTTTCTTCAGCCCTGCCTTTATGATCGGGCCGGGCGAGCGCAGCGGTAAATTCCGGTTGGGTACAGAAAACCCTGTAATGAACGAAAAAGGAGAAAGCAACATTTCTTACGAAGACTATGCTGTGGCTGTGCTGGACGAACTGGAAAAGCCGCAGTTTATTCGTCAGCGTTTTACGATCGGGTATTAA
- a CDS encoding DEAD/DEAH box helicase: MTFNELNLIEPILNALKTEGYTNPTPIQQKAIPYILQKRDLLGCAQTGTGKTAAFAIPILQLLHALPQDRNKRTIKSLILTPTRELALQIGESFGAYGRNTGLKHTVIFGGVSQHPQTEALKRGVDILVATPGRLLDLMAQKFVDLSHLQIFVLDEADRMLDMGFVHDVRKVLNVIPAKRQSLFFSATMAPEIMKLADNILVDPAKVEVTPVSSTAHTIKQAVYYVKKADKKNLLIHLLKGNEIDRALVFTRTKHGADRVVKDMAKAGVQAEAIHGNKSQNARVRALDNFKASRTRVLVATDIAARGIDVDDLNHVINYELPNEPETYVHRIGRTGRAGASGTALSFCDGEETAYLVSIQKLISKNVPVIDNHPYPMTAKDFAEAASTMKEQKKKGGNGGRSRWGNKPAAGGSTGGNFSTQNRGSNGGGGQRTGGNRSNGNRNRSHQAS; this comes from the coding sequence ATGACATTTAACGAATTGAACCTGATAGAGCCTATCCTAAACGCTCTTAAAACAGAAGGATACACCAACCCCACCCCGATACAGCAAAAAGCAATCCCTTACATACTTCAGAAACGCGACCTGTTAGGTTGTGCGCAAACCGGTACTGGTAAAACAGCTGCCTTTGCCATCCCGATTCTGCAGTTACTGCATGCCTTGCCACAGGACCGTAACAAGCGAACTATAAAGTCGCTTATACTGACGCCAACCCGTGAGCTAGCTTTACAGATTGGTGAGAGCTTTGGTGCTTATGGCCGTAACACTGGCTTAAAGCACACAGTAATTTTTGGCGGCGTATCGCAGCACCCGCAGACCGAAGCCCTGAAAAGAGGCGTAGATATACTGGTTGCAACACCGGGCCGTTTACTCGACCTGATGGCGCAGAAGTTTGTAGACCTGAGTCACTTGCAGATATTTGTACTGGATGAAGCGGACCGCATGCTGGACATGGGTTTTGTGCATGATGTACGCAAAGTACTGAACGTGATACCAGCGAAAAGACAATCCTTGTTCTTCTCGGCCACCATGGCACCGGAAATCATGAAGCTGGCGGATAACATATTGGTTGATCCTGCTAAAGTAGAAGTTACACCGGTATCAAGTACGGCACACACTATAAAGCAGGCAGTTTACTATGTAAAGAAAGCCGATAAGAAAAACCTGCTGATCCATTTACTGAAAGGCAATGAAATTGACCGTGCCCTGGTGTTTACCAGAACCAAACATGGCGCCGACAGAGTAGTGAAAGATATGGCAAAAGCGGGCGTACAGGCCGAAGCTATACACGGAAACAAATCACAGAATGCCCGCGTGCGTGCCCTGGATAATTTTAAAGCCAGCCGTACCCGCGTTTTAGTTGCTACTGATATTGCAGCCCGTGGTATTGATGTGGATGATCTGAACCACGTGATCAACTATGAATTGCCGAACGAGCCCGAAACCTACGTGCACCGCATTGGCCGTACAGGCCGTGCCGGCGCAAGCGGTACAGCCCTGTCGTTTTGCGATGGGGAAGAAACAGCCTACCTGGTAAGCATTCAGAAACTGATCTCGAAGAACGTACCGGTTATAGATAACCACCCGTACCCGATGACTGCCAAAGATTTTGCAGAAGCAGCATCTACCATGAAGGAGCAGAAGAAAAAAGGTGGCAACGGTGGCAGAAGCCGCTGGGGTAACAAGCCTGCAGCTGGTGGAAGCACTGGCGGTAATTTCAGCACTCAGAACAGAGGCAGTAATGGCGGCGGCGGACAGCGAACTGGTGGTAACCGCAGCAATGGCAACCGAAACAGATCGCATCAGGCGTCGTAA
- a CDS encoding fatty acid desaturase family protein: MKLKGKVKFVNKDKSLFFPTLRKRVDAYFSENKLPKYGNTSIMVKSILLLLLYVVPFATLLTFTPHVAISLVLWLVMGIGVAGVAMSVMHDANHGAFSKSKTMNYLMAHSVNLLGASAFNWRLQHNILHHTYTNVVNMDEDIDDMVVLRFSPHTEVKFIHRLQWAYALFFYGFLTLYWVIAKDFLQFFQYIKNGVNANSRSANIVAFSKIVAFKILYFFSILVAPTLIFGIPFWEVLLGFLLMHFVAGIILSTVFQLAHTVEGTTHPLPSESGVIENDWAIHQLSTTANFARKSKWLSWYVGGLNFQIEHHLFPRISHVHYPALAEIVKQTASEFNLTYIESKTFMQAVRSHLNTLHRFGRLQLPNLNEVMA; the protein is encoded by the coding sequence ATGAAGCTTAAAGGCAAAGTAAAATTCGTTAACAAAGACAAAAGTCTGTTTTTCCCAACGCTCCGCAAACGTGTGGACGCTTATTTTTCAGAGAATAAACTGCCCAAATACGGTAATACCAGCATTATGGTAAAGAGCATTTTGCTGCTTTTGCTTTATGTGGTGCCTTTTGCAACCTTGCTCACCTTTACGCCGCATGTGGCGATCAGCCTCGTGCTGTGGTTGGTGATGGGTATCGGCGTGGCCGGCGTGGCCATGAGTGTGATGCATGATGCTAATCACGGTGCTTTTTCCAAGAGCAAAACTATGAACTACCTGATGGCGCACTCCGTGAACCTGTTGGGGGCTTCTGCCTTTAACTGGAGACTGCAGCATAACATCCTGCACCATACCTATACCAATGTAGTGAATATGGACGAAGACATTGATGACATGGTCGTGCTGCGTTTTTCCCCACATACAGAAGTGAAGTTCATCCATAGGCTGCAGTGGGCGTACGCCTTGTTTTTTTACGGCTTCCTAACCTTGTACTGGGTGATAGCAAAAGATTTTCTGCAGTTCTTTCAATATATCAAAAATGGTGTAAACGCTAATTCAAGATCTGCTAACATAGTCGCTTTTAGTAAGATTGTTGCTTTTAAAATACTTTACTTCTTCTCAATTCTGGTAGCTCCGACGCTCATTTTCGGTATACCTTTCTGGGAAGTTTTGCTTGGCTTTTTGCTGATGCACTTTGTCGCCGGTATCATCCTTTCCACAGTGTTCCAGTTGGCGCACACGGTAGAGGGTACCACCCATCCGTTGCCAAGTGAGAGCGGCGTTATTGAGAATGACTGGGCAATCCATCAATTGAGCACTACCGCTAACTTCGCCCGCAAGAGCAAGTGGCTGTCGTGGTATGTTGGCGGACTGAATTTCCAGATCGAGCATCATTTGTTCCCGCGCATCAGCCATGTGCATTACCCGGCCTTGGCTGAGATTGTGAAACAAACCGCATCCGAGTTTAACCTTACCTATATTGAGAGCAAGACCTTTATGCAGGCGGTGCGCTCGCATTTGAACACGCTGCACCGTTTCGGCAGGCTACAGTTACCCAACCTGAATGAAGTAATGGCTTAA
- a CDS encoding GNAT family N-acetyltransferase encodes MAAVTIVPCTISDLHTLQDIALNSYGDHYLHLWLDGGAWYIERSFSEAALKKELEDANAAFFLIHADDELAGFLKLNIHKALENYSSEDALELERIYLTKAASGKGIGKQVMAFTDQFARERNKKYIWLKAMDSSHDAIRFYEQNGFVRCGNHRLDFETMKPEYRGMVILQKELK; translated from the coding sequence ATGGCAGCTGTTACTATAGTTCCCTGCACCATTTCTGACCTGCACACCCTGCAGGACATTGCCCTTAACTCTTATGGCGATCATTACCTGCACCTTTGGCTCGATGGCGGCGCCTGGTACATTGAGCGCAGCTTTAGTGAGGCCGCCCTGAAAAAGGAGCTGGAAGATGCTAATGCAGCCTTTTTTCTGATCCATGCCGATGATGAGTTGGCAGGTTTCCTGAAACTGAACATCCACAAAGCATTGGAAAACTATAGTTCGGAAGATGCCCTGGAACTGGAGCGGATTTACCTTACAAAAGCTGCTTCCGGAAAAGGGATAGGGAAGCAGGTGATGGCGTTTACAGATCAGTTTGCCAGGGAAAGGAATAAAAAATATATCTGGCTGAAAGCCATGGATAGCAGCCACGATGCCATCCGGTTTTACGAGCAGAATGGCTTTGTCAGGTGTGGTAACCATAGACTCGACTTCGAAACCATGAAACCGGAATACCGTGGTATGGTGATTCTGCAAAAGGAGCTGAAATAA
- a CDS encoding fatty acid desaturase family protein — MKLKGKIKFVNKDKNLFFPTLRKRVDTYFTENNIPTTANTTMKVKSVALLLIYFLPFLALLAFQPAYPLSLLLWFVMGLGVAGIGMSIMHDANHGAFSKSRRVNDLMGHTLNLVGGSAFNWKLQHNILHHTYTNVVELDEDIQDRLVLRFNPHSKVKFFHKLQWLYAFAFYGLLTLYWVVAKDFVQYALFKKTGVNNNTTAENRTWFIKLVAMKLLYFFVIIGVPTLFFGIPFLQVLLGFLLMHFVAGIILTVVFQLAHTVEGTSHPRPDEHGIIENDWAIHQMHTTVNFSRHNKILSWYVGGLNFQIEHHLFPRVCHVHYPAIAGIVKETAAEFGIPYMENETFGQAVRSHIATLHRFGRLPSLNEAIG, encoded by the coding sequence ATGAAACTCAAAGGCAAAATAAAATTCGTTAACAAAGACAAAAACCTGTTTTTTCCAACGCTCCGCAAACGGGTAGATACCTACTTTACCGAAAATAATATTCCGACAACCGCCAACACAACCATGAAAGTGAAAAGTGTGGCGCTGCTGCTAATTTACTTTTTGCCGTTTCTGGCGCTGCTCGCTTTTCAACCGGCCTATCCGCTTAGTTTGCTGCTGTGGTTTGTAATGGGGTTGGGCGTGGCAGGTATAGGCATGAGCATCATGCACGACGCCAATCATGGTGCTTTTTCTAAAAGCAGGCGTGTAAACGACCTGATGGGCCATACCTTGAATTTAGTGGGCGGCTCTGCTTTTAACTGGAAACTGCAGCACAACATTCTGCACCATACCTATACCAATGTGGTGGAACTGGACGAAGACATACAGGACAGGCTGGTGCTGCGTTTTAATCCCCATTCCAAAGTAAAGTTCTTTCATAAACTGCAGTGGTTATATGCTTTTGCGTTTTATGGCTTGCTTACGCTCTATTGGGTAGTGGCAAAAGATTTCGTGCAGTATGCGCTCTTCAAAAAGACCGGTGTTAACAACAACACAACTGCCGAGAACAGAACATGGTTTATCAAACTGGTAGCCATGAAACTGCTGTACTTTTTTGTGATAATCGGGGTGCCGACCCTATTTTTCGGAATTCCGTTTTTGCAGGTGCTGCTTGGCTTTTTGTTAATGCACTTTGTGGCGGGCATCATCCTGACTGTTGTGTTCCAGTTAGCGCACACAGTAGAGGGCACCAGCCACCCGAGACCGGACGAGCATGGTATTATCGAGAACGACTGGGCCATTCATCAAATGCATACAACGGTTAACTTTTCGCGGCACAATAAGATCCTGTCGTGGTATGTGGGCGGCCTGAACTTCCAGATCGAGCACCACCTGTTTCCGCGTGTGTGCCATGTGCACTATCCTGCCATCGCCGGTATTGTAAAAGAAACGGCGGCCGAATTCGGCATCCCATACATGGAGAATGAAACATTTGGACAAGCTGTGCGCTCGCACATTGCTACACTGCACCGCTTTGGAAGGCTACCAAGTTTGAACGAAGCCATCGGCTAA
- a CDS encoding class I SAM-dependent methyltransferase, whose translation MKEAKDNFSAQANLYAKFRPVYPDALYDFIFSLKPHYANAWDCGTGNGQVAAKLAERCHLVYASDISQQQLDNAVKKDNIHYLHARAEATNLPDNSIDLVTVAQAIHWFDFDAFYREVYRVTKPDAVVAVWCYNLPRISPEVNPVLGDFYFNVLDGYWDTERNYIDENYTTIPFPFEELEDKPELTITTTWTIENLLGYLNSWSAVQHYIERNGYSPLDRLIERFKKAWPDSRTYDVQFPVAMRVGHI comes from the coding sequence ATGAAAGAAGCAAAAGATAACTTTTCTGCGCAGGCAAACCTGTATGCGAAGTTCCGGCCGGTGTACCCGGATGCACTGTATGATTTTATTTTCAGCCTGAAACCGCATTATGCCAATGCCTGGGATTGCGGAACAGGCAACGGACAGGTGGCAGCAAAACTGGCAGAGCGCTGTCATTTGGTCTATGCCTCCGATATAAGCCAGCAGCAACTCGACAATGCCGTAAAAAAAGATAACATCCATTACCTGCACGCCCGAGCCGAAGCTACCAATCTGCCGGATAACAGCATCGACCTGGTAACAGTAGCGCAGGCAATCCATTGGTTTGATTTTGATGCCTTTTACCGCGAAGTTTACCGTGTTACCAAACCTGACGCTGTAGTGGCGGTCTGGTGTTACAACCTTCCCCGGATATCGCCGGAAGTAAACCCTGTTTTAGGAGATTTTTACTTTAATGTGCTGGATGGTTACTGGGATACCGAACGCAACTATATTGACGAAAACTATACCACTATTCCTTTCCCTTTTGAAGAGTTAGAAGACAAACCGGAGCTAACTATAACCACCACCTGGACTATAGAAAACTTACTGGGATATCTTAACTCCTGGTCTGCCGTGCAACATTACATAGAAAGAAACGGGTACTCGCCGTTAGACCGGTTAATTGAAAGATTTAAGAAAGCCTGGCCCGATAGCAGAACCTATGACGTGCAGTTTCCGGTTGCCATGCGGGTAGGCCATATCTGA
- a CDS encoding multidrug effflux MFS transporter, producing the protein MTKKQYRTIILVLGALAALGPFAIDMYLPGFPAIAKDLKTDIAHVGLSLTSYFIGIAAGQLIYGPLIDRFGRKKPLIIGLSIFVLASLGCALAPSVEWLIGLRLLLALGGCVGMVASRAMVRDLFPLKDIPNVFSTLMLVMGVAPIIAPTIGGYVTAHLGWQYIFVVLATIAAAVLFAVARLLPESRGADASISLKPRFILRDFSLVFRERTFLTYAISGSLAAAGMFAYISGSPFVFMEHFGLTDTQYGIAFAMNAAGYIIGSQFNRLLLRRNTSKQITLRVGFIQFAAAIAIVFGSVTGNLSAIGTLALLFTFMFSLGIINPNASALAMSPFTKNAGSASAILGSLQMGTGALASALVSYLHNRTMVPMTGVMALLTTLSLIVLVGYHFISRKALATSPVYEIEH; encoded by the coding sequence ATGACTAAAAAACAATACAGAACTATTATACTGGTACTGGGTGCGCTGGCAGCGCTTGGCCCTTTTGCTATTGATATGTACTTGCCGGGCTTCCCGGCCATTGCCAAAGATCTTAAAACAGATATAGCCCATGTGGGGTTGTCGCTTACAAGTTACTTTATTGGTATAGCCGCAGGTCAGCTGATCTATGGCCCTTTAATAGATAGGTTCGGGCGTAAGAAACCGCTGATAATTGGTCTGAGCATTTTTGTGCTGGCTTCGCTGGGTTGCGCGCTGGCACCGTCAGTGGAGTGGCTGATAGGGCTCCGGTTGTTGCTTGCGCTGGGTGGCTGTGTGGGTATGGTGGCCAGCCGGGCCATGGTACGCGACCTTTTCCCGTTGAAGGATATACCAAACGTTTTTTCTACACTGATGCTGGTAATGGGGGTAGCTCCTATTATTGCACCAACTATAGGCGGTTATGTAACAGCACACCTGGGCTGGCAATACATATTTGTAGTACTGGCAACTATAGCTGCGGCGGTGCTTTTTGCAGTGGCACGTTTACTACCCGAAAGCAGGGGGGCAGATGCATCAATCTCGCTTAAACCCAGGTTCATACTTCGCGATTTTAGTCTGGTTTTTAGAGAACGGACATTTTTAACATATGCCATTTCCGGGAGCTTGGCTGCAGCAGGCATGTTTGCTTACATTTCGGGGTCGCCGTTCGTGTTTATGGAGCACTTCGGCCTGACCGATACCCAATACGGTATTGCCTTTGCCATGAATGCGGCCGGCTACATTATTGGCAGCCAGTTTAATAGGCTGTTGCTGCGCCGCAATACCAGTAAACAGATCACGTTAAGAGTCGGATTTATACAGTTTGCAGCAGCCATCGCGATTGTTTTTGGTAGTGTTACGGGCAATTTAAGTGCAATTGGTACACTGGCGCTGCTGTTTACATTCATGTTCAGCCTGGGCATCATCAACCCAAATGCTTCAGCCTTGGCCATGTCGCCGTTTACTAAAAACGCAGGAAGCGCTTCAGCTATTCTGGGTAGTCTGCAGATGGGTACAGGTGCGCTGGCATCGGCTTTGGTGAGTTACCTGCATAACCGTACCATGGTGCCTATGACGGGCGTTATGGCGTTGTTAACTACGTTAAGTTTGATTGTCCTTGTGGGCTATCATTTTATCTCCCGCAAAGCTTTAGCCACTAGCCCGGTATATGAAATCGAGCATTAA